Within Deltaproteobacteria bacterium, the genomic segment TAGGTGACGTCCAGGGGCGTTTGAATGTTGTGGGAGATGACATTGTCCCAGGTCATGTTGGGGGCATAGATCTGCCAGTCCTTGAGGGCCCGGTCCACGATTTCCCGTTTCAGCTTGAGCCATTCACGCTCGGAAAAGAAACGGTAAGGTGGGGCGAATTCCTCAATGAGAATGGTATGCTTGCCCTCAGGAGCCCTGTTCTTGTCCCAGATGCTGTCCGGCGCCGTGAGCAGGTACATATGCCCGGGCCTGGGGATTCCCTGCGTGAAGATATCCGACATGTAATTGTAGGCCATGTAGTCTTCGTCCTTGGGGCCCATGTAAAGGCGGGGCTGCTCCCCCAGGTCGGGGTTGAAGCTCTTGGCCTTGTAATCGGGAAGCTCATGGAGGGCCACGTTACCCCAGAATATCTGGGATCGGTCGTAGTCGATGTTTTTGATGCGATGGGCGAGCTGGTCGGAGAGTTTGGTATCCCTGAGAATCCGGAGCATGGTTTGAGGTACCCCCAGGTCGCTCACCACCAGTTTTCTGGCCTCGATTTGGGTGCCGTTGACCAGCTCGATCCCCACGGCCCTCCCCCCTTCGAACAGAACCCTGTCCACCTCGCTTTCCACGAAGAATTGTCCACCCATGGAACTGAAGGACCTCTGAAGGGCGTGGGTGATGGCGTGGGTGCCTCCTGAGACGATGGAAGCTGATTCAAGGGAGAGCATGAGTCCAAGGGTGTGGATGGCCAGATAGGCCCCCATTACGTCCACCGGGAAACACCCGGAGGAGGTTTCGATCGCCCTCATGAAAAGGACGCGCATTTCCGGGCTCTCGAAGAGGTCCCGGGCGAACTGGATGCCGTTCATGAAATGCCAGCGGGGATCGAACCCGTATTTTTCGTCCGTGAACAGTTCCTCCAGGGCGTTGGGAACCCCCCAGGGAGTGGGCGGGCTGTAGCGGTATTTCCTGAAGGCCTTGCGCCACTTTTTCTCATACCGCTCCGTGATCCACTCGTAAGTGTCGGCGTCTCTCTTGGAGAAGCGGGCGATTTGGTCGTACGTCTTCCTGAAATTCTCGTTGGAGAATTCCTCCTTGCCCGTTTCGGGATCCACCACCCGAAAGGCGGTATACCCCACGAAGCAGGTTTCGTCCGGATAGACCATGGCCTCGTTTCCTTCGGGAAAGACGTAATGGAGGCCGAATTTCCGGAGATTGAAGTCATGGTAGGCCGGGTTGCCGAACATCCGGGTAAAGTGGGCACATGGATTCTGCACGAATGCTGGCGCAGGCAGTTCGTCACCGCAGGCCCCGCCCCCGAGTTCGTGGAGCCTCTCGAAGACGGCTGTTTCCAGGCCGGCGTTTTGCAGGTAGTTGGCGATAATGGTGGCGTGATGCCCCCCTCCGATCACGACAGCATCGAAACTCATGTCGGCCATGGCAGCAACTCCTTGTTCGATAATGGATTCTTGGAATCCTTGAACGATTAATGGACGTAGAACAGAATTGAAAATCCGAACATTCTCCCGTCAACCCTTCAGGCGCGCCAGCGGGTTGACGGCCTCATTGGCGGCGGGAGCGGGTTCGGGTTTCGGTGGTACGGCTGGTTTCGCCTTTTCCCCCGGTGCCGTTTCAGAGACCGGTTCCCCAGGGGCCTTCGGAAAGAGCGAGTACCTCCCGAATATCAAGGCCATCAATGCCTTCCAGATCACCGAAGGCTTGAGCCCGATGAGGATCGCCTTGCGCATGTCCTTTGGTCCCATGTACACTTTGATGGTCCAGTGCAAGGGCTGGGTGGCCTCCATGGTCACTTGAAGGACCTGTTCACCGTCAAAGCGGGTCTTGAAAAGTTCCTTCAGGTCGGCCACCATCACCGTCTTGCCCAGACCCGTGGATTGGACCTTCATGAATGATCCTCCCTAAAGCAGGCCGAGTTCCTCGGCCCGGATGATGGATTCCGGCTTTTTCCACCACTTCTCGATGCCGTAGTCCTCGGCGATTCGGTTGGCGGCGTTGTAACCGTTGGCCAGCAGCACTGTCCCTCCCGGGTAGGTGCAGGATCCGCAAATGTAGAGGTCCTTGATCGGCGTGGCATATTCCGCGCAGTGCTCATTGGGCCTGAGGTATCCCATCTGGAGGGGAAGGTAGGCCCCCTGCTTGTAGGAACCTTCCCGCATATCCACGAACTTGTTGTGGATATCCTTCGGGGTGGTAATGTAACGCCACATGATAGTCTCTTCGTTCACGTTCGGGACGTACTGCCGGAGCTTGGCGAGGCAACGCTCTGCGATTTCGTCCCGGATGTCGTACCACCGGTCCGCTCCGCCGTCGGCCAAATGGTAGGGGGCATGGCAGGAAATGAGACCCGTGTGTTTCCCCGGAGGGGCCTGGGAGGGATCATGGAGTGTCGGGAAGCAGCTGTTGAACCCGGAATCCCTCAATTCGCCTCGCTTGATGGCATCCTGATGGGCGATGAGTTCTTCATAGGATTCGTAGCCGAACAGGTGGATGAACGAACCCGCCACCTCAGGGTTCTTATCGGCGGCCTTGAACCGGGGGGCCTCGAACAGGGCCGTGTGCACATGGAAAAAGCTGGATTTTTCCCACTTCCAGTCCTTGATCCGGGTCACCAGGGCCGCTTCAAGGTTTTCCTCTCCCACGAGATCCAGGAAGGTCTGGTGGGGATTCAGGGTGCTGACGATGAATTTTTCGGCCTCGTAATAGTAGCCGTCCTCAGTCTCCACGCCCTTGGCCCGGCCGTTCTCCAGGACGATCCGGGTCACCGGCTTGGGCCCGATGATCATGCCTCCGTTCCTGTAAATGACCTTGCTCATGAGATGGGCCAAGTGGTGGCTGCCGCCCACCACCAGGCGGTAGTTGGCCGCTCGATTGATATAGAGCGGAACGAGAAAGCCCAGGCCCTCCAGGTCGTAGTCGAGGCCCCACATGGTAGAGGCGTACAGAAAGAGGGTCCGGACATGTTCGTTTTCGAAGAGTTCCTCCACGATGCTCTTGGGAGACATGGCCTGTAACGCCTGGAGATCTCGTCCGATCTCGTGGTTTTGCATCTTGGTCATGGCCTCCATGGCCGGATGTGGCGGAGAGTAAGTCGCAGGGGCGATGAAGAGGTCCATGTATTCCTTGAACCGTGCCGCGGCCTTCACGTAGGTCCGGGCGTCTTTCTCGGAGAACTGGGCTATGGATTTGGCAGTTCGTTCGGGATCCTGATGAATGCAAAGCGAACGGCCGTCCAGGAGGGACAGTGACATCACCGGGTCCGGGAAGATGAATTTCAGGTCGTAGAGGGTTTCCATCTCGTACTTGAAGTCCTGGAAAAAGGGGGCATAGTCCACCATGGGGATATAAATGGCGTGGGTGTTGTGGATGAAGGTCGGAATCGTTATGTGTTCCGAGCACAACCCCCCTCCCATCTCGAACCGCCGTTCCAGCAAGAGGATTCTCTGGCCTGCTTTTGCGAGGTAGGCAGCGACCAGGAGACCGTTGGGTCCGGCACCTATGACAATTCCATCGTATTCAGCCATGGCATCCTCCTTTTCGACGAAAGCAGACGTGGTACGTGCCTTTCAGTGTTCGGCTTTTCAGTTGACTTGTCAAAACAATTGTTTTTATAGTGCCATAAGCGTTCCTTATGGGCCTTCCGAGATGCAAATCAATCTCAATCAACTCAGGGCATTCTACCTTGCGGCAAGGGAAAGGAGCATCACCCGGGCCGCGGATATCCTCTGTATCACCCAGCCTGCAGTCACCATGCAGGTCAAATCCCTTGAGCAGGCCCTCGATATCAAGCTTTTCAGGAAATACGGGAAGGATCTCCGGCTGACCGAGGTCGGGCACGTCCTTTTCGATTATGTCGAGAAGATCTTCGAGATCGTGGATGAGATGGAATTCGTCCTGAAGCGTTACTCCGACCTGTCCAGGGGATCCCTCGTCCTGGGAACGACCCGAAGCTTTGCCCGACACCTTATGCCCCGTCTTCTCTCGAGGTTCCAGGAACGCTATCCCGGCGTCAAGATTTCGCTCAAGGTGGGAAGCAGTCAAGAAATAGCCGACGGCCTCATGGCCTTTGAATATGATCTGGGCATCATCGGCCGCCTCCCTCACAGCGACAAGCTCAAGGTCATCCCCTATACCCGGGAGGAGTTCTGTCTGATCACGCCACCGCAACATCGGTTCGCCGGGATGAAGTCCGTCTCCCTCAAAGACCTGAAGGACGAGCCGATCATCATCCGGGAAAATGGCTCCGGTTCACGGTACGCCATGCTTTCACTTCTTGAAACCCACGGTATCACGCCATCAGTGCTTGTTGAGGCGGGTAGTGTGGAATTCATCAAGGAATACGTCATCAAGGGGAAGGGCGTCTCTTTTCTATACAAACCGGAAGTTGAGAAGGAGGCAATGCAAGGACTGCTCCATTGCGTGTGCCTTAAGGAGGGTCCCATTTACATCCAGACCGATATCGTCTATCCCAAGGATGTAAACCTCTCCCCCCCGCCCAGGCCTTCCTGGAACTGGCCAGGGAAAAAGATGCTTGAAGATCTTCCCGTCATGGCCCTTGCCAACAAAGGAAGTAGTTTTTAAAAATCGGAGAAGAAAACATGAAGGAAAGAAATTCATATGAGGATTGGTCCGGCTTCCTTTCGGTACTCCTCGAAGAAGCGGAGCCTTATTTGAAGGTCAGGGGGGATCTTCTTCATGTCCGTGTTTCCCACCGTTATGCTCTCATGCTGATGGAAAAGGAGGGCGGGGACAAGCGTATCATCGAGCCCGCCGTTCTGCTGCATGATGTGGGATGGTCATGCTTGAGTCCCGAAGAACTATCCCATGCTTACGGGGCGCGGGCTGTCGGGGCGGAGGCCAAGAGGTTGAACCGGATACACGAGAGGGAAGGGGCCGAGATCGCGGCTCGTATTCTCACAAAGCATGGATACGACCCCAAGTTGATCGAGACGATACGGCGTATCATCGAACGGCACGATTCGTCTCTTTCGGTATCATCCGTTGAAGATGCGATCGTAAAGGACGCGGATAAGCTTTGGCGCTTTTCAGGGGAAGGTTTTTGGGTGGAAATCGAGCGGCAGGGCCTGGAGCCGGAAGAATTATACCTATACCTCGGAAAGCGTATCGATTCCTGGTTTTTTACTCCAACCGGCCGGATCCTTTCCAAAGAAGAATGGGAGAGGAGAGGAGAAGAAGTGCGGTCCGGTCGGGAAAAAAGGGGTGGGCTCTGATGAGCCCGGTCCTCAAAATCGCCTGTCATCGTGAGGGTGATTCGATGGTTTCATCTTTCCATCTCTTCGATCAGTTCTCCTAAGGTTTTCATCTTCTCGCCTGATTCGAAGTAATAGGGCAATTCACGAAGGAATTCCACCCATCCGTCACCCAGCTTGACCTTCAGCACCCATCCCATGACCCCGATGCAGGGAGCGGAGAGGCTCACGTGATAGATCACGTCCGAAATGTCGGTGTATGCCTGGAATCCCTCCACGCTCAATATCGCTTCGGCCCCTGCTTCCTTCGCCCGGGTTAGGACTTCTTCGGTGAGAGGTGGAATACCGAGGACGGGTGGATCCGCGATGACGATAAAGAGCGGAGCTGCGGTTCCCTGTTTTTTAATGGTTTCTTTGACGGCTTCAAAGAAATTGGACGCATACCCGGACAGGATTTGACGCCTCCTGGAAGGGTGCTTCCGGATGGCGTCCAGGACCGTCATAATTTGTTTTTCCAATTGATCAACGGGCATTGCCTTGTTCAGAGCTCCCAAGAAACACAGGGATCGAACCGCCCGGCGGCTGGTAAGCAAAAACTCGCTCCGGACAGCCTCGAAACGGCGGTTCAGGGTTTCCCACCAAAGGGCCCCCACTTCTTTGATAAGCCAGGGAGGACAGATCGCCTCGGCTTCCCTTTCCCAGGGAACGTCCCCCTGCGCGCCTACCTCGGAACATGCCAGCGGGGACCTTCGGTGTCAAGCCGGAAAGGGGGTGGGGTCCAGGTGGGAAAAATGGGCCCGCACGTGGCATATCCTTTGCAGTCCTTTGATCCCTGAAAAGGCTGGCAAAACCCTCAGCGGGGTGTCTTTCTGAATCTTGGCAAATCTCCGCCGGGGAATGCAAGGAGGCCTATGCCATGTTGCGATACCACTATTGTGATCAATGCGGGATGTTCACGGCCAAGGAAAAGGAAAGGTGCCTTTATTGCGGGGCCGACTTGAGACCGCGTCCTTCCGTATCCCGCAATGAAAGGCATTTCTCCTTTTTCACTTCCATTTTTTCTTTCCCGTATCGATCAAAGTGCAAGAAAAAGCTCAGGATGGAATCCCTGGGGTGAATAAAGAAACGGGACCTTTGAGCCTGAAATCTTCCGAGTGTCGAGTTTGCCGAAGATGCAAAGCCTCGATCGCCCGATTGTAATCTCCTGTTGCAAGTGGTCGATAACATAAGGTCTTTCAAATGTCTCGAAACATCTCCCGGGTCGGATGTCTCCCTGAAGGTGGAGGAATTTCATGCCGAATCGTCATGATCTTGGCGTATTCTTCTCCCCTGACCGTCAAAAGGGACATCATGGATCCTTGCCGGAGGTCCGGCAGTGAGAGGTATGCCCGGAGCAATGTTACGGGGAAATCCCGGCTTGAGCGGATATGGAGGGGTTCTATCCCCAGGGTAGAGCGGTGGAGAGAACCAGGGGGGCTGATTGACTCCGTCCGCCGTGGTGGGGAAGATCCCGGGCACCCGGATTTATTCAAACCAATCCAGCCATAAGGGCATCGAAATAATGATGCCGAACAGAAAGATCAAAGGTATGACATAGATCCAGTTCGCCCCGTTTATGGAGGGGTACATGACGGTGACGAAAAAGGCTGTGGCCAGAAGGGAATATGTCGCCAAGTACTTGTCCATGGCAGGCATGATAGTTCGCCTGAAAAGGAATGTCAAAGAAAAGCAAGCCGGAGCCCGAGGGATAGAGAGGCGTATGCCGATTTTGCCGAATCTGCTGCGTTGTAAGGCGCTCGAAGTACGTACTAAAAGTACGTCTTCACACCTTAAGCCTTGCATCTTCGGCAAACTTGGCAA encodes:
- a CDS encoding NAD(P)/FAD-dependent oxidoreductase; its protein translation is MADMSFDAVVIGGGHHATIIANYLQNAGLETAVFERLHELGGGACGDELPAPAFVQNPCAHFTRMFGNPAYHDFNLRKFGLHYVFPEGNEAMVYPDETCFVGYTAFRVVDPETGKEEFSNENFRKTYDQIARFSKRDADTYEWITERYEKKWRKAFRKYRYSPPTPWGVPNALEELFTDEKYGFDPRWHFMNGIQFARDLFESPEMRVLFMRAIETSSGCFPVDVMGAYLAIHTLGLMLSLESASIVSGGTHAITHALQRSFSSMGGQFFVESEVDRVLFEGGRAVGIELVNGTQIEARKLVVSDLGVPQTMLRILRDTKLSDQLAHRIKNIDYDRSQIFWGNVALHELPDYKAKSFNPDLGEQPRLYMGPKDEDYMAYNYMSDIFTQGIPRPGHMYLLTAPDSIWDKNRAPEGKHTILIEEFAPPYRFFSEREWLKLKREIVDRALKDWQIYAPNMTWDNVISHNIQTPLDVTYRHPDMKEGGWVEGAMMLSQQDRFRPLAEISNYRIPGVENMYICSSNLHSCGGIGRGSSYNCFKVIVEDFNLPRIWEEKGREY
- a CDS encoding NAD(P)/FAD-dependent oxidoreductase — translated: MAEYDGIVIGAGPNGLLVAAYLAKAGQRILLLERRFEMGGGLCSEHITIPTFIHNTHAIYIPMVDYAPFFQDFKYEMETLYDLKFIFPDPVMSLSLLDGRSLCIHQDPERTAKSIAQFSEKDARTYVKAAARFKEYMDLFIAPATYSPPHPAMEAMTKMQNHEIGRDLQALQAMSPKSIVEELFENEHVRTLFLYASTMWGLDYDLEGLGFLVPLYINRAANYRLVVGGSHHLAHLMSKVIYRNGGMIIGPKPVTRIVLENGRAKGVETEDGYYYEAEKFIVSTLNPHQTFLDLVGEENLEAALVTRIKDWKWEKSSFFHVHTALFEAPRFKAADKNPEVAGSFIHLFGYESYEELIAHQDAIKRGELRDSGFNSCFPTLHDPSQAPPGKHTGLISCHAPYHLADGGADRWYDIRDEIAERCLAKLRQYVPNVNEETIMWRYITTPKDIHNKFVDMREGSYKQGAYLPLQMGYLRPNEHCAEYATPIKDLYICGSCTYPGGTVLLANGYNAANRIAEDYGIEKWWKKPESIIRAEELGLL
- a CDS encoding LysR family transcriptional regulator — its product is MQINLNQLRAFYLAARERSITRAADILCITQPAVTMQVKSLEQALDIKLFRKYGKDLRLTEVGHVLFDYVEKIFEIVDEMEFVLKRYSDLSRGSLVLGTTRSFARHLMPRLLSRFQERYPGVKISLKVGSSQEIADGLMAFEYDLGIIGRLPHSDKLKVIPYTREEFCLITPPQHRFAGMKSVSLKDLKDEPIIIRENGSGSRYAMLSLLETHGITPSVLVEAGSVEFIKEYVIKGKGVSFLYKPEVEKEAMQGLLHCVCLKEGPIYIQTDIVYPKDVNLSPPPRPSWNWPGKKMLEDLPVMALANKGSSF
- a CDS encoding HD domain-containing protein; translated protein: MKERNSYEDWSGFLSVLLEEAEPYLKVRGDLLHVRVSHRYALMLMEKEGGDKRIIEPAVLLHDVGWSCLSPEELSHAYGARAVGAEAKRLNRIHEREGAEIAARILTKHGYDPKLIETIRRIIERHDSSLSVSSVEDAIVKDADKLWRFSGEGFWVEIERQGLEPEELYLYLGKRIDSWFFTPTGRILSKEEWERRGEEVRSGREKRGGL